Below is a genomic region from Phycobacter azelaicus.
CATGCGCCTCATCCATGCCGATGAGCAGGAGCTATTCCTGGGCGAGCTTGAAGGCCAAAGCGACCCGGAAACCAAGCGCAAGATCATCGGCAAACTGTTCATCGACGTGTTCCAGAAACACGCCGACACCATCGAAGGCGCGGAGTTCCTTGCCCAAGGCACCCTCTACCCGGATGTGATCGAGTCCGTGTCCTTCTCGGGCGGACCTTCCGTGACGATCAAATCCCACCACAACGTGGGCGGCCTTCCGGAGAAGATGGGCCTCAAGCTGGTCGAACCCCTGCGCGAATTGTTCAAGGACGAGGTCCGGGCACTGGGACGTGAGCTGGGCCTTCCTGATAGTTTCATCGGCCGTCATCCCTTCCCCGGACCTGGACTTGCCATCCGTTGCCCGGGCGAAATTACCCGCGAAAAGCTCGACATCCTGCGTGAAGCCGATGCGATCTATATCGACCAGATCCGCAAACATGGGCTTTATGATGAGATCTGGCAGGCTTTTGTGGCGATCCTGCCGGTGCGCACGGTTGGTGTGATGGGGGATGGTCGCACCTACGACTATGCCTGCGCTCTGCGCGCGGTGACCTCGGTTGATGGCATGACGGCGGACTATTATCCCTTCAGCCATGAATTCCTCGGCGAAACCGCCACGCGTATCATCAACGAGGTCAAGGGCATCAACCGCTGCACCTATGACATTACCTCAAAGCCTCCGGGCACGATCGAATGGGAATAGGCATCCGCGCTTACCCGTAGAAAGATCCGGGTTTCTTTCTGGCGAAGGATCAAAACCCTGCCGAGCAGCCTGATGCTCGGCAAGCAACTTGCCATGTGATGTTTGCCTCATGGCCTTGGTCTGCCCGACCGTCATGGCAAGGATAATAACAGGCCGCGATGGGCGTTGTGGTCAACCGCCTTCCCTAGGCCGTTCTTCCTTGACCTTTCTGCACAATTGCCACTTCCTGCACTTCAAGCGTGAAGGGAATTAAGCATGCAGACTCCACTTGCGACGATCGCCAAAGCCGCTCTTTGGATGACTGGTGCGATTGTTTCTTTCTCCTCGATGGCCATTGCCGGACGAGAGGCTGGGCTTTCGCTCGACACCTTCGAAATCATGACCTATCGAAGCTTGGTTGGGGTGATAATCGTTGTCTTTGCGCTGACGATAACCCGCAAATGGCATCTGGTGCGGCGAGATCGCCTCGGGCTTCATTCAATCCGCAATTTGGCCCATTTTACCGGTCAAAACCTCTGGTTTTTTGCAGTAACAGCCATTCCGCTTGCCCAGGTATTTGCGCTGGAGTTCACCTCCCCGATCTGGGTCATCATCTTCTCTCATTTCATGCTTGGCGAACGGATGACCCACGTAAAGGCAACGGCCGCGGTTCTTGGATTTGTCGGCATTCTCATCGTCGCGCGCCCCTCTCCTGAGACGATCAACCTCGGGATTGTCACCGCAGCCGCCTGTGCCATCTTTTTTGCACTGACGGCGATCTTCACCAAAAGGCTGACCCGTCACGAAAACATCGCATCGATCCTGTTCTGGCTTACCACCATGCAACTGGTCTTTGGCCTTGTGGTTGCGGGCTGGGATGGAGACATCGCCGTTCCGGATGTGACCACCCTGCCCTGGCTCGTCTTGATCGGCTTTGCCGGACTGGCAGCGCATTTCTGTCTTACGAGCGCCTTGTCGCTTGCCCCGGCGACGGTTGTGATGCCAATAGACTTCACCCGCTTGCCGGTGATCGCCGTGGTTGGAATGCTTCTCTATGACGAAGAGGTCGTTATCTGGACCTTGCTTGGCGCCATTGTCATTTTTGCGGCAAATTACATCAACATCCTGGGTGCATCCGGCAAACTGCGGCCCCGGCAGAGGGGCGCGAGCCAATAAAAAGCCCAGATCATCGCCCAAAATGGGGCGCCAGCGGATGCCGTCGCCACTGTGGCTCGTCAACGGGAGGCTCTACCGCGACCTATATTTTGCAGGTTTTAGTAGGCTTTTCTCCGAATCTTAATCTCATTGTCCGAACCTGACTCAACTTTGAGCCCAGACTCAGAAATCGAGAGGCAGAGGATGTCTGACAGACATATTTACGACAAATGCCCCCTATGCGGCGGGCAAAACTTCAAAAAGTTCAATGAGGCCGATTGCTCGGGGCATGACTTGTACCACCCCTCACTGTCCCCAGTGATCACGTGGAACCTCTGCTCGGATTGTCGGCATGTCTTCACCGACGGATATTTCACCGACGCCTCTAATGAAATCATCTTTTCCAAGACCCACCCCCACCAGTCAGTCGGACACGATATCGAGAACAATCGGACCCGGTCGGCCCCAATGGTAGAGAAGGTCCTGCCCTTTGCCAAAGATGGTGTCTGGATGGACGTAGGGTTCGGCAATGGCTCCCTGCTTTTTACTGCGATGGAGTTTGGGTTCAAACCGATCGGAGTGGATCTGCGCAAGGATTGCGTCGAGGCCATGATCCAGATCGGCATAGAGGCTTATTGCCAGGACATCACCACGCTGGACCTCAGTCCCAAATGCCGTGTGGTCAGTCTCATGGATGTCCTTGAGCATGTTCCCTTTCCGAAGGACTTCCTGAAAGCCGTGCACAGAAACATGGAAGACGGCGGCGTATTGTTGATTTCCTGTCCCAACAGCGAAAGCCTGGTTTGGGACTATCTGACCGGCTCAGGAACAAACCCCTATTGGGGTGAGATCGAGCATTTCCACAATTTCAGCCGCACGCGCCTTTATGCCTTGCTCGAAGAGATGGGATTTAAACCACAGCGCTTCGGGGTCAGCCAACGTTACCGCTTGGGCATGGAGATCGTCGCGACGAAGATCTGACGCAACGGCGGCTTCGGTGGTCTAGGGTTTGTCCGCTTCGATAAGCCCCAGCCCCCGCAAGTAGATCATGATACCGCTTTCAAGCAGATCATCCGGCGAAAAGGGAGAGGTCGCGCCCGGCGCATTGCGCGCGTAAAGCTCCACCACACCATGGCTGAGAGCCATGATATGCGCCGAGAACATGGATGCAGGCGGGCGTTTTTCGGCCGGGATATGCTGGCTCAGATCCGCGGCAGCCTGTTCCAGGATGCGCCGCGCACGAGCCGCCGCGTCCGCCAGTTCGGGCGTGCGGTTGACGGAAATTCCACTTTCGAACATGGCAATATAATGGCCGGGATGTTTGCGTGCGAAGGCGAGATAAGCCCGCCCTGTGGCCTCGAATGCCGCCAGTGCCGAAGGCTGATACTTGTCATAGGCATGCTGCATCAGGTCAGCAAACATCGTAAAACCCTGTTTGGCCGCCTCTGCAATCAAGTCTTCTCGACCCTCGAAATGGCGATAAACGGCCGCCGGGGTCACGCCGGCCTGCTTCGCAGCTTCGGAGAGCGTAAAACCGGTGGGGCCCTTGGCCTCGATTAGGCCTAGGGCCGCCTCGACCAAAGCCTGGCGCAGGTTGCCGTGATGGTAGCCGCGTTTACGCATGCCAGACCTCTGGCCCCCCACAGACTTGCCGATCCACCGCTTGGACAGCCGCGGTGTCCTTGCTCTCATAGTCGATCGTTTTCAGGACAGAACGGATCGCCGCCAGACGCCCGCGGCGTTTGTCATCCGACCGCACAATCGTCCATGGGGCCACCGCAGTATGGCTGCGCTCCAAAGTCTCATCGATTGCATCGGTATACTGATCCCAACGAGCAAGGCCTTTGACATCGATTTCACTGAGCTTCCAATGTTTTAGCGGGTCATTTTCACGCGCCAAGAAACGACGTAACTGCTCCGCACGTCCAACGTTGAGCCAGATCTTGAAAAGGTGAATGCCATCTTCGACCAGGGCTTCCTCAAATCCCGTCACCTGATGGAAAAAGCGTTCTCTTTGCTCGGGCGTGCAAAACCCAAAAACGTGCTCCACAACGCCACGGTTGTACCAGCTGCGGTCGAAGAAGGTGATTTCCCCGCCAGAGGGCAGATGGTCGATGTAGCGCTGAAAATACCATTGAGTTTGCTCAGCCTCTGTGGGTTTTGACAACGCCACAACCCGCGCGCCACGCGGGTTAAGGTTTTCACGGAACCTTTTGATTGTACCACCCTTTCCAGCCGCATCCCGCCCCTCAAATACAATGCAGATGCGGGCCCCCGTGGATTTTACCCAAGATTGAAGTTTCACAAGTTCGATCTGCAGCGCGGCCATATCGGCGTCATAGAGTTTCCTCTTCATCCGCTGCTCATGCGGATAATGCGGATCCAGTATGTCGTCCTTGTCGGCGGATTTGATCGCGCTGCGAACGGCATCCGGTGCTTCATTCTCGAAATAGCGACTGATCGCGCCGTCAAATGGCAGTGTCATGGGCAAACCTTGTTGTTATCTTATCAATATAGGCGAACAGGTTGCGGAATGTGAGCCTGATTTACATCAATCCTGCGCGTATGGCCGCACGATCCACCGCACCCACGACCTCATCCGTCGCGACATGGTGCGGCATGTGACCAACTCCGGGCAGGACGGTCAGATTTGCATTGGGCAGATCCGCGGCCAGCTTTTCTGCATGGATCTTC
It encodes:
- a CDS encoding DMT family transporter; amino-acid sequence: MQTPLATIAKAALWMTGAIVSFSSMAIAGREAGLSLDTFEIMTYRSLVGVIIVVFALTITRKWHLVRRDRLGLHSIRNLAHFTGQNLWFFAVTAIPLAQVFALEFTSPIWVIIFSHFMLGERMTHVKATAAVLGFVGILIVARPSPETINLGIVTAAACAIFFALTAIFTKRLTRHENIASILFWLTTMQLVFGLVVAGWDGDIAVPDVTTLPWLVLIGFAGLAAHFCLTSALSLAPATVVMPIDFTRLPVIAVVGMLLYDEEVVIWTLLGAIVIFAANYINILGASGKLRPRQRGASQ
- a CDS encoding class I SAM-dependent methyltransferase, encoding MSDRHIYDKCPLCGGQNFKKFNEADCSGHDLYHPSLSPVITWNLCSDCRHVFTDGYFTDASNEIIFSKTHPHQSVGHDIENNRTRSAPMVEKVLPFAKDGVWMDVGFGNGSLLFTAMEFGFKPIGVDLRKDCVEAMIQIGIEAYCQDITTLDLSPKCRVVSLMDVLEHVPFPKDFLKAVHRNMEDGGVLLISCPNSESLVWDYLTGSGTNPYWGEIEHFHNFSRTRLYALLEEMGFKPQRFGVSQRYRLGMEIVATKI
- a CDS encoding TetR/AcrR family transcriptional regulator, yielding MRKRGYHHGNLRQALVEAALGLIEAKGPTGFTLSEAAKQAGVTPAAVYRHFEGREDLIAEAAKQGFTMFADLMQHAYDKYQPSALAAFEATGRAYLAFARKHPGHYIAMFESGISVNRTPELADAAARARRILEQAAADLSQHIPAEKRPPASMFSAHIMALSHGVVELYARNAPGATSPFSPDDLLESGIMIYLRGLGLIEADKP
- the ppk2 gene encoding polyphosphate kinase 2; its protein translation is MTLPFDGAISRYFENEAPDAVRSAIKSADKDDILDPHYPHEQRMKRKLYDADMAALQIELVKLQSWVKSTGARICIVFEGRDAAGKGGTIKRFRENLNPRGARVVALSKPTEAEQTQWYFQRYIDHLPSGGEITFFDRSWYNRGVVEHVFGFCTPEQRERFFHQVTGFEEALVEDGIHLFKIWLNVGRAEQLRRFLARENDPLKHWKLSEIDVKGLARWDQYTDAIDETLERSHTAVAPWTIVRSDDKRRGRLAAIRSVLKTIDYESKDTAAVQAVDRQVCGGPEVWHA